In one Achromobacter spanius genomic region, the following are encoded:
- a CDS encoding peptide ABC transporter substrate-binding protein, protein MIQHKISKRDFLKLSATAGTLMAAPAWAQAAPATTTPPSAPRGQVIAGISQEPTVFNPLMPGSEVDQGVWWQLFSTLWFIDAQGNIVADLAREVPSVANGGLSADGLVWKVKLKTGVTWHDGKPFTARDVKYTLELINNPAFRARNRVGHSLVRDITVVADDEIHWRMESSFTPYMSVLSQTFMVPEHILATAADPNTAPYNQAPVGTGPFRWGARRAGDHIQLERNPAYHGQGPYLLRVIFKYIPDQTMLYTQFRSGQIDYLGLSGIQPSFEQEAAKLRGARIMAVPTPFIEHVALNLGFAPFADKSVRQALYLGMNKEARIKAIYQGRPLPTESYVPKGHWAYNDALPAHRYDPQAARALLDAAGWVPGSDGIRVKNGQRLAFTNSTTAGAQAREQSQQLLMQDWRQIGVEMTIENMPAAVIWGNFWQKSQYQSVMVASNFLQGSDPDVTARFSSASIPAKGGSGLNTYQYQNPEMDQLLMQGTREFNRDERKRIYHRIQEIVRTDLVMLPVSQTVIIEAVKDKLVGYENNINSSSNCWNMRSWYWAS, encoded by the coding sequence ATGATCCAACACAAGATTTCCAAACGGGATTTCCTGAAGCTGTCGGCCACGGCCGGCACCTTGATGGCCGCGCCCGCCTGGGCACAAGCGGCACCAGCCACGACCACGCCGCCGTCCGCCCCGCGCGGACAGGTGATTGCCGGCATTTCGCAGGAACCCACGGTATTCAATCCGCTGATGCCGGGCAGCGAAGTGGACCAGGGCGTGTGGTGGCAGTTGTTCAGCACGCTGTGGTTCATCGACGCGCAAGGCAACATCGTGGCCGACCTGGCGCGCGAAGTGCCGTCTGTCGCCAACGGCGGTCTGTCGGCCGACGGCCTGGTCTGGAAGGTGAAGTTGAAGACGGGCGTCACCTGGCACGACGGCAAGCCGTTCACTGCCCGCGACGTCAAGTACACGCTGGAATTGATCAACAACCCTGCGTTCCGGGCGCGCAATCGCGTCGGCCATTCGCTGGTGCGCGACATCACCGTCGTGGCCGATGACGAAATCCATTGGCGCATGGAAAGCAGCTTCACGCCGTACATGTCGGTGCTGTCCCAGACCTTCATGGTGCCGGAACACATACTTGCCACGGCCGCCGACCCCAACACCGCGCCGTATAACCAGGCGCCCGTGGGCACGGGCCCCTTCCGCTGGGGCGCGCGCCGCGCGGGCGACCATATCCAGTTGGAACGCAATCCCGCCTATCACGGCCAGGGCCCCTACCTGTTGCGCGTCATCTTCAAATACATCCCCGACCAGACGATGCTGTATACGCAATTCCGCAGCGGCCAGATCGACTACCTTGGGCTGTCGGGCATCCAGCCCAGCTTCGAACAAGAGGCGGCCAAGCTGCGGGGTGCGCGCATCATGGCGGTGCCCACGCCGTTTATTGAACACGTGGCGCTGAACCTGGGCTTTGCCCCGTTCGCGGACAAGTCCGTGCGCCAAGCCCTGTACCTGGGCATGAACAAGGAAGCCCGCATCAAGGCCATTTATCAGGGCCGGCCGCTGCCGACGGAATCCTATGTGCCTAAAGGCCACTGGGCGTACAACGACGCGCTGCCAGCGCACCGCTACGACCCGCAGGCCGCGCGCGCCTTGCTGGATGCGGCCGGTTGGGTGCCGGGCAGCGATGGCATCCGGGTCAAGAACGGCCAGCGTCTGGCGTTCACGAATTCCACGACGGCCGGCGCGCAGGCACGCGAGCAGTCGCAACAACTGCTGATGCAGGACTGGCGGCAGATCGGGGTGGAGATGACCATCGAGAACATGCCCGCGGCCGTCATCTGGGGTAATTTCTGGCAGAAGTCGCAATACCAGTCGGTCATGGTGGCGTCCAACTTCCTGCAAGGCAGCGACCCCGACGTGACCGCGCGCTTCTCCAGCGCATCCATACCCGCCAAGGGCGGCAGCGGTCTGAACACCTATCAATACCAGAACCCGGAAATGGATCAGTTGCTGATGCAGGGCACTCGGGAATTCAATCGGGACGAGCGCAAACGCATCTATCACCGTATCCAGGAGATCGTCAGGACCGACCTGGTGATGCTGCCCGTGTCGCAGACCGTCATCATCGAAGCCGTGAAGGACAAGCTGGTCGGCTACGAAAACAATATCAACAGCTCGTCCAACTGCTGGAACATGCGCAGTTGGTATTGGGCAAGCTGA
- a CDS encoding M20 family metallopeptidase: protein MNREQAVLQAVEAFDNGTLESTLARRVAYATESEVPDQAPTQHAYLNQDLIPTLTELGFTCEVHANPAGVDLPILVARRVEQPGLPAVLMYGHGDVVRGNAAKWEAGRDPWRLQVDGDRWYGRGTADNKGQHSINLEALRQVIAARGGKLGFNATWLIETGEEAGSPGLAAFCDAQRDALAADVFIASDGPRLHATRPTLFMGSRGAVNFELSLRARERGYHSGNWGGLLANPAIVLMHAIGSMVDAQGRITVPGLRPPPIPAAVAEALADLEVGGGEDDPEINHWWGEPGLSAPEKVFGWNSLDVLTFGAGDPAKPVNAIPPEAVAWCQLRFVVGTDWRALETHVREHLRQGGFEDVQVRIGMQGGATRLSPDNAWVRWAAASLERTTGKRPALLPNLGGSLPNEIFADLLGLPTLWVPHSYPACAQHAPNEHLLGSVAREGLAIMAGLYWDLGDQGASLRQTPRATAA, encoded by the coding sequence GTGAACCGTGAACAAGCCGTCCTGCAAGCCGTTGAAGCCTTCGACAACGGCACCCTTGAATCCACGCTGGCGCGCCGCGTCGCCTACGCCACGGAAAGCGAGGTGCCGGACCAGGCGCCCACCCAACACGCCTACCTGAACCAGGACTTGATTCCGACCCTGACCGAGTTGGGCTTCACCTGTGAGGTGCATGCCAACCCCGCCGGGGTCGACCTGCCCATCCTGGTGGCGCGCCGCGTGGAACAGCCGGGGCTGCCGGCCGTGCTGATGTACGGGCATGGCGATGTGGTGCGCGGCAATGCCGCCAAATGGGAAGCCGGGCGCGACCCGTGGCGCCTGCAAGTGGACGGCGACCGCTGGTATGGACGCGGCACCGCCGACAACAAGGGCCAACATTCCATCAACCTGGAAGCGCTACGGCAGGTGATCGCCGCGCGCGGCGGCAAGCTGGGCTTCAACGCCACCTGGCTGATCGAGACCGGCGAGGAAGCCGGGTCGCCCGGGTTGGCCGCGTTCTGCGATGCGCAGCGCGATGCCCTGGCCGCCGACGTCTTCATTGCCAGCGACGGGCCGCGCCTGCATGCGACGCGCCCCACCCTGTTCATGGGGTCACGCGGCGCGGTGAACTTTGAATTGTCCTTACGTGCCCGCGAACGCGGCTATCACTCGGGCAACTGGGGCGGTTTGCTGGCCAACCCGGCCATCGTGCTGATGCACGCCATCGGCTCGATGGTGGACGCACAAGGCCGCATCACCGTGCCGGGATTGCGCCCGCCCCCCATCCCCGCCGCCGTGGCTGAGGCCCTGGCCGACCTGGAGGTGGGCGGCGGCGAAGACGACCCCGAGATCAACCACTGGTGGGGCGAACCCGGACTGTCCGCGCCGGAAAAGGTGTTCGGCTGGAACAGCCTGGACGTGCTGACCTTTGGCGCGGGCGACCCGGCAAAACCGGTCAACGCCATTCCGCCCGAAGCCGTGGCGTGGTGCCAACTGCGTTTTGTGGTCGGCACCGACTGGCGCGCGCTAGAAACCCATGTGCGCGAACACCTGCGCCAAGGCGGCTTTGAAGACGTGCAAGTGCGCATCGGCATGCAGGGCGGCGCCACCCGTCTATCGCCCGACAACGCCTGGGTGCGCTGGGCCGCCGCGTCGCTGGAACGCACCACTGGCAAGCGCCCCGCGCTGCTGCCGAACCTGGGCGGTTCGCTGCCGAATGAAATTTTTGCCGACCTGCTGGGCCTGCCCACGCTGTGGGTGCCGCATTCCTACCCCGCCTGCGCGCAGCACGCGCCCAACGAACATCTGCTGGGCAGCGTGGCGCGCGAAGGGCTGGCCATCATGGCGGGCCTGTACTGGGATCTGGGCGACCAAGGCGCAAGCCTGCGCCAGACCCCGCGTGCAACAGCGGCCTGA
- a CDS encoding catalase, with amino-acid sequence MASKKPAAKGAAGALPTAYMNTDSGPAAGPSGKPTEPALKRAAAVGATAASMPHNANKAAEYGEQAARCPYTGAQTTPPDPSVGASSLSESESTAKTGDAAAPGVNEVHGRLSRVRSDGSGQPLTTNQGVPVADNQHSLKAGVRGPALLKDFILREKITHFDHERIPERIVHARGSAAHGYFECYKPLTDLTAASLFAEAGKRTPVFVRFSTVAGERGSKDTARDVRGFAVKFYTDEGNWDLVGNNMPVFFIQDAMKFPDLVHAVKPEPHHGMPQAASAHDTFWDFVSLMPESTHMLMWVMSDRGIPRSYRMMQGFGVHTFRFVNASGESRLVKFHWNPVLGTHSQVWDEAVKVSGADPDFHRRDLWEAIDAGHGPEWELGVQIFTEEDAERYSFDVLDATKIVPEELVPITPIGRMVLDRNPDNFFAETEQVAFCTAHVVPGVDFTNDPLLAGRIHSYVDTQISRLGGPNFHEIPINAPVAPVHNNQRDGMHRQAIHRGRVAYEPNSLAGGCPFQAGMQGFVPFPEPIAGDELRGHPEKFAEHYNQATLFYNSQTDWEKQHIIHAFSFELSKVTVPAIRQRMVASLRNVSDELAQGVADLLGMALPEPMPRAAAQPPKPEVEVSPALSLTARPGDGGVATRKVAILVAEGVDGAAVTAVADALIQAGVVVRLVGQRIGPVQAEGGGMFDADASLDNHPSGLFDGAVVPGGEGAVTRLQADGRALEFLRDAFRHGKTLLGLGRGGQLFGSAGIAPDEADSGLLMGGGAPAKSAAAFIQALAMHRHPERETMPPMV; translated from the coding sequence ATGGCAAGCAAGAAACCCGCAGCCAAGGGCGCCGCTGGCGCATTGCCCACTGCATACATGAACACCGACAGCGGCCCGGCCGCCGGTCCCTCGGGCAAGCCGACCGAACCCGCGCTAAAGCGCGCGGCCGCCGTGGGCGCCACGGCTGCGTCCATGCCCCACAACGCCAACAAAGCCGCCGAATACGGGGAACAGGCCGCGCGCTGTCCTTACACCGGCGCGCAGACGACACCGCCCGACCCCTCGGTGGGCGCCAGTTCCTTGTCGGAATCCGAGTCCACCGCCAAGACCGGCGACGCCGCCGCGCCTGGGGTCAACGAGGTGCACGGACGCCTGTCACGGGTGCGCTCGGACGGCAGCGGTCAGCCGTTGACGACCAACCAGGGCGTGCCGGTTGCCGACAACCAGCATTCGCTCAAGGCGGGCGTGCGCGGGCCGGCGCTGCTGAAAGACTTCATCCTGCGTGAAAAAATTACGCACTTCGATCACGAACGCATTCCCGAGCGCATCGTGCACGCGCGCGGCTCGGCCGCCCACGGTTACTTCGAGTGCTACAAGCCCTTGACCGACCTGACCGCGGCGTCCCTGTTTGCCGAAGCCGGCAAGCGCACGCCGGTGTTCGTGCGCTTTTCCACCGTGGCGGGCGAGCGGGGCTCCAAGGACACCGCGCGCGACGTGCGCGGCTTCGCGGTCAAGTTCTATACCGACGAAGGCAACTGGGACCTGGTCGGCAACAACATGCCTGTCTTCTTCATCCAGGACGCGATGAAGTTCCCGGACCTGGTCCACGCGGTAAAACCCGAGCCGCATCACGGCATGCCGCAGGCGGCGTCCGCCCACGACACGTTCTGGGACTTTGTTTCCTTGATGCCGGAGTCCACTCACATGCTGATGTGGGTGATGTCCGACCGGGGCATTCCGCGCAGCTATCGGATGATGCAGGGTTTTGGCGTGCATACCTTTCGGTTCGTCAACGCCAGCGGGGAGTCACGCCTGGTGAAGTTCCACTGGAACCCGGTTCTGGGCACGCATTCCCAGGTGTGGGACGAAGCCGTCAAGGTATCGGGGGCCGACCCCGACTTCCACCGCCGCGATCTTTGGGAAGCCATTGACGCGGGCCACGGCCCGGAATGGGAACTGGGTGTGCAGATCTTCACCGAGGAAGACGCCGAGCGCTACAGCTTCGACGTGCTGGACGCCACCAAGATCGTGCCCGAGGAATTGGTGCCCATCACGCCCATCGGCCGCATGGTGCTGGACCGCAATCCCGATAACTTCTTCGCGGAAACCGAGCAGGTGGCGTTCTGTACGGCGCACGTGGTGCCGGGCGTGGATTTTACGAACGACCCGCTGTTGGCGGGCCGCATCCATTCGTATGTGGACACGCAGATCTCGCGCCTGGGCGGCCCCAATTTCCACGAAATTCCCATCAACGCGCCGGTGGCGCCGGTGCATAACAACCAGCGCGACGGCATGCATCGCCAAGCCATCCACCGTGGCCGCGTGGCCTACGAACCGAACTCGCTGGCGGGCGGGTGTCCGTTCCAGGCGGGCATGCAGGGCTTTGTGCCTTTCCCCGAGCCGATCGCGGGCGATGAATTGCGCGGGCACCCCGAGAAGTTCGCCGAGCACTACAACCAGGCCACGCTGTTCTACAACAGCCAGACTGATTGGGAAAAGCAGCACATCATTCACGCCTTCTCGTTTGAACTGAGCAAGGTGACGGTGCCCGCCATCCGCCAGCGCATGGTGGCGTCGCTGCGCAATGTGTCCGATGAATTGGCGCAAGGTGTTGCCGACCTGTTGGGCATGGCCTTGCCCGAACCGATGCCGCGCGCGGCGGCGCAGCCGCCCAAGCCGGAAGTCGAGGTGTCGCCCGCGCTGTCGCTGACCGCAAGGCCGGGCGACGGCGGCGTGGCCACGCGCAAGGTTGCCATCCTGGTGGCGGAAGGCGTGGACGGCGCGGCGGTGACGGCGGTGGCTGACGCGCTGATCCAGGCGGGTGTGGTGGTGCGCCTGGTGGGCCAACGCATTGGCCCCGTGCAGGCCGAAGGCGGCGGCATGTTCGACGCCGATGCATCGCTGGACAATCATCCGTCCGGCCTGTTCGACGGCGCGGTGGTGCCTGGCGGCGAAGGCGCGGTGACGCGCTTGCAGGCGGATGGCCGCGCGCTGGAGTTCTTACGCGATGCGTTCCGGCACGGCAAGACCTTGCTGGGCTTGGGCCGGGGAGGGCAGTTGTTCGGGTCGGCGGGCATTGCGCCCGACGAGGCGGACAGTGGCCTGTTGATGGGCGGCGGCGCGCCGGCAAAAAGCGCGGCGGCGTTCATCCAGGCGCTGGCCATGCATCGGCACCCTGAGCGGGAAACGATGCCGCCGATGGTGTAG
- a CDS encoding ABC transporter permease gives MMKAPGISDPVTAGGAYCPPGPLRAGWRRLARNKLATAGVVAIALMVLLCFAGPLVLRLDASYIDVLNRFAPPLSAGHLLGTDELGRDVLARLMAGGRISLTIGFAAMLISVVIGTIVGMVAGYRRGFVGALLMRFVDAMLAFPTIFLILALAMLVKPGIVSTTILISATCWMEVARLVEGQYRSLRNAEYVAAARTVGASGLRIMVVELLPNAMGPIIIVATLNVARAILLESYVSYLGYGIQPPVASLGNMLNNAQIYLTSAPWLAIVPGVAIALTVTSVNFIGEGLRNILEPRSH, from the coding sequence ATGATGAAAGCCCCTGGAATCTCTGATCCGGTCACGGCCGGCGGCGCGTACTGTCCGCCCGGCCCACTGCGCGCCGGCTGGCGTCGCTTGGCGCGCAACAAATTGGCGACCGCTGGCGTCGTCGCCATTGCCCTGATGGTGCTGCTGTGCTTCGCGGGGCCGTTGGTCTTGCGTCTGGACGCCAGCTATATCGACGTGCTTAACCGCTTTGCGCCGCCGCTAAGCGCCGGGCATCTGCTGGGTACGGACGAGCTGGGCCGCGACGTGCTGGCCCGCCTGATGGCTGGCGGGCGGATCTCGCTGACGATCGGCTTTGCGGCCATGCTGATATCGGTGGTGATCGGCACTATCGTGGGCATGGTCGCCGGCTACCGGCGTGGCTTCGTGGGTGCCTTGCTGATGCGGTTTGTCGACGCCATGCTGGCGTTTCCGACAATTTTCCTGATCCTGGCCCTGGCCATGCTGGTCAAGCCGGGCATCGTTTCAACCACCATCCTGATCTCGGCAACCTGCTGGATGGAAGTGGCGCGCCTGGTCGAGGGGCAGTACCGCTCGCTGCGCAATGCGGAATACGTGGCGGCGGCGCGCACGGTCGGGGCATCGGGCTTGCGCATCATGGTTGTTGAACTGCTGCCCAACGCCATGGGCCCCATCATCATCGTCGCTACCCTGAACGTGGCGCGCGCCATCTTGCTGGAGTCCTATGTGAGCTACCTGGGCTACGGTATCCAGCCGCCCGTGGCCAGCCTGGGCAACATGCTGAACAACGCCCAGATCTACCTGACTTCGGCGCCCTGGCTGGCCATCGTGCCCGGCGTGGCGATCGCGCTGACCGTGACCAGCGTGAACTTCATCGGCGAAGGGCTGCGCAATATACTCGAGCCGCGCAGCCACTGA
- a CDS encoding NAD(P)/FAD-dependent oxidoreductase yields the protein MQVDFVIVGGGISGAAAAYFLSRSGKVALIEQEPHFGFHSSGRTAGQFTVGISADQMRAMAAASRAFFYEPPSGFADLPLIEQRGSLTLGRHAQKAVLDTLHARIGQAGGNAEWVDREQAMALFPALLADKFDLGVHETDAQDIDVNTLLQAYLKGAKRNGAVLATNTPVQGIERHAGKWRIRTQEEDYTANVIVNASGGWADTIAQMAGVAPIGITPYKRTAFTFPLLPGSEGGHWPHVCNADYQWYVKPEHGCFMGSPADAQPVAPGEVYPEELDVAQGIYNIEMETSLRVPRPLSVWAGVRSYVRDRNPVCGARADSPDFIWYAALGGCGVLTSPAMGQAVAALAQRNALPDALQARGLTPEALSPDRATLRSA from the coding sequence ATGCAGGTGGATTTTGTCATTGTGGGCGGCGGGATTTCAGGCGCGGCAGCCGCCTACTTTCTTTCTCGGTCGGGAAAGGTGGCGCTGATCGAACAAGAGCCGCATTTCGGCTTTCATAGTTCGGGGCGTACCGCCGGCCAGTTCACCGTTGGCATTTCGGCCGACCAGATGCGCGCCATGGCCGCTGCCAGCCGCGCGTTCTTTTATGAACCGCCCTCGGGCTTTGCCGACCTTCCCCTGATCGAGCAGCGCGGCAGTCTGACCTTGGGCCGCCATGCTCAAAAGGCCGTGCTGGACACCTTGCACGCCCGTATCGGGCAAGCGGGCGGCAACGCCGAATGGGTGGACCGCGAACAAGCGATGGCCCTGTTCCCCGCGTTGCTGGCCGACAAGTTCGACCTGGGCGTCCATGAAACCGATGCGCAGGACATCGACGTGAACACGCTACTGCAGGCTTACCTGAAAGGCGCCAAGCGCAACGGGGCCGTGCTGGCGACCAATACGCCGGTGCAGGGGATAGAACGGCACGCCGGCAAGTGGCGCATCCGCACCCAGGAAGAGGACTACACCGCCAACGTGATCGTCAATGCGTCCGGCGGCTGGGCTGACACGATTGCCCAGATGGCGGGCGTGGCGCCCATCGGCATTACGCCGTACAAGCGCACGGCCTTTACCTTTCCGCTGCTGCCCGGTTCGGAAGGCGGGCACTGGCCGCATGTGTGCAACGCGGACTACCAGTGGTACGTCAAGCCGGAACATGGTTGCTTCATGGGCTCGCCCGCCGACGCGCAACCGGTGGCCCCGGGCGAGGTCTATCCCGAAGAGCTGGACGTGGCGCAGGGCATCTACAACATTGAGATGGAAACGAGCTTGCGCGTGCCGCGACCCCTCAGCGTCTGGGCGGGCGTGCGCAGCTATGTGCGCGACCGCAACCCGGTCTGCGGCGCGCGCGCCGACAGCCCTGATTTCATCTGGTATGCGGCGCTGGGCGGTTGCGGCGTGCTGACCTCGCCAGCGATGGGGCAGGCCGTGGCGGCGCTGGCGCAGCGCAATGCCTTGCCCGACGCGTTGCAAGCCCGTGGCCTGACGCCCGAGGCGTTGTCGCCCGACCGCGCCACGCTGCGATCCGCCTGA
- a CDS encoding LysR substrate-binding domain-containing protein, with protein MLRRLPSLNALRCFEVVAAHTSVKKAAQILNVSESAVSRQVRILEEQLGQTLFLRTHSGLEITEAGRKLATTVKEAFDHIANAIDPTHTDQDIVTLRVIPTFALRWLFPRLRRFHEQYPMIKVVVRTRLNDMTADETDSDLGIRYALGNFSHEDATELYAEWIVPVCAPGHIDAADPERGLRESTLLHPLPDHQDWITWSEKTGIELLTRGGLDFDALDMALSAAEAGLGVAIADVVLAHQAIEDGRVVVPLRRAVPTGVSYYLVRRPTLRHRRQVKLVEDWIVSELVESKAIIASYA; from the coding sequence ATGCTTCGACGTCTGCCCTCGCTGAACGCGCTACGTTGCTTTGAAGTCGTGGCGGCCCACACCAGCGTCAAGAAGGCCGCGCAGATTTTGAACGTGAGCGAAAGCGCGGTCAGCCGGCAGGTTCGCATCCTGGAAGAGCAGTTGGGGCAGACGCTGTTTCTGCGCACCCACAGCGGGTTGGAAATCACCGAGGCCGGGCGCAAGCTTGCCACGACGGTGAAGGAAGCGTTCGACCATATCGCCAACGCCATCGACCCCACGCATACCGATCAGGACATTGTGACGCTGCGCGTGATTCCCACCTTTGCGCTGCGTTGGCTGTTTCCCCGGCTGCGGCGTTTTCACGAGCAATACCCGATGATCAAGGTCGTGGTGCGCACACGGCTCAACGACATGACGGCCGATGAAACGGATTCCGACCTGGGTATCCGCTACGCGCTTGGCAACTTCTCGCACGAAGACGCCACCGAACTCTACGCCGAATGGATCGTGCCGGTGTGCGCGCCCGGCCACATCGATGCCGCCGACCCCGAGCGCGGCTTGCGCGAGTCCACGCTGCTGCACCCCTTGCCCGACCACCAGGACTGGATCACCTGGTCCGAGAAGACCGGTATCGAGCTGCTGACGCGCGGCGGCCTGGATTTCGACGCACTGGATATGGCGTTGAGCGCCGCCGAGGCCGGCCTGGGCGTGGCCATCGCGGACGTAGTGCTGGCGCACCAGGCCATTGAGGATGGTCGTGTCGTCGTGCCGCTGCGCCGTGCGGTGCCCACCGGTGTGTCGTACTACCTGGTGCGCCGGCCAACCTTGCGCCATCGCCGGCAAGTCAAGCTGGTGGAAGACTGGATCGTCAGCGAATTGGTGGAATCCAAAGCCATCATTGCGTCCTACGCATAG
- a CDS encoding ABC transporter permease, with the protein MTQYLLKRGGQSLVLLLLVSLIGFGILYLSPGGPLSQLAQSSNMAQEDIDRLTRSMGLDRPFLIQYGDWLLRMVRGDWGASYRDGIGVLATIGSHIGATLSLMAVSTVIAALLGGIIGIWGAVRRHSLMDALSSVGAMIALSIPTFWFGLMAIYLFSIKLGWLPAGNQQTFGDGSFLDLAHHMIAPVMVLALVETAVWARFMRSSMIETLEQDYIRTARAKGAGGRAIILSHALRNALLPMITLVGLQFPTLLGGALITETVFSWPGMGRLFFDSLEYRDYPVVMGILMLSAIMVMLGSLLADVLYAIADPRIRMD; encoded by the coding sequence ATGACCCAATACCTGCTCAAGCGCGGCGGCCAATCCCTGGTCCTGCTGCTGTTGGTTTCGCTGATTGGATTCGGCATCCTCTACCTGTCGCCGGGCGGTCCGCTGTCGCAGTTGGCGCAATCGTCGAACATGGCGCAAGAGGATATCGACCGCCTGACCCGCAGCATGGGGCTGGACCGTCCCTTCCTTATCCAGTACGGCGACTGGCTGCTGCGCATGGTACGTGGCGATTGGGGGGCGTCTTACCGCGACGGCATCGGGGTGCTGGCCACCATTGGTTCGCACATCGGCGCGACCTTGTCGCTGATGGCGGTATCCACCGTGATCGCCGCGTTGTTGGGCGGCATAATCGGCATCTGGGGCGCGGTGCGGCGGCATTCCTTGATGGACGCGCTGTCGTCGGTAGGCGCGATGATTGCGCTGTCCATTCCGACGTTCTGGTTCGGCCTGATGGCGATCTACCTGTTCTCGATCAAGCTGGGTTGGCTGCCGGCCGGTAACCAGCAGACCTTCGGCGACGGTTCGTTCCTGGACCTGGCGCATCACATGATTGCGCCGGTGATGGTGCTGGCGCTGGTCGAGACGGCGGTGTGGGCGCGCTTCATGCGTTCGTCCATGATCGAGACGCTGGAGCAGGATTACATTCGCACCGCCCGCGCCAAGGGGGCGGGCGGGCGCGCCATCATCCTGTCGCATGCCTTGCGCAATGCGCTGCTGCCCATGATCACCCTGGTCGGCCTGCAGTTCCCCACCTTGCTGGGCGGCGCGTTGATTACCGAGACGGTGTTCAGTTGGCCCGGCATGGGCCGCTTGTTCTTCGATTCGCTGGAATACCGCGACTACCCCGTGGTCATGGGCATTCTGATGCTGTCCGCCATCATGGTGATGCTGGGCTCGTTGCTGGCCGATGTGCTGTACGCCATCGCCGATCCTCGTATTCGGATGGACTGA
- a CDS encoding Bug family tripartite tricarboxylate transporter substrate binding protein produces MTARFCAAVMAFNLAVAAYAGEAHAAYPEQTIKIVVPFTPGGATDAVARLLANKLSGSLGQSVIVENRPGASTVIGADAVARAQPDGYTLLLSGSTTYTVLPALKPSLPYDPLRSFEHIGIVAIAPVVLLAQNGLAATTVQEAATLAKQQSSKGGLMYGTFGPGSAPHLAGEMFAEAAGAKMMPVPYKGSAQLITAMIGGEVSLGVDTVSSAAPQVRAGKVRALAVTGDHRMPQLPDVPTFAEAGIPQVSFVGWYALAAPARTPAPVIDTLNRAVEKIMQDPQVRKAVSDLALEPVYLPGQELKERIAKEVKTFGDVAKRADIKLE; encoded by the coding sequence ATGACCGCTAGATTTTGTGCCGCCGTGATGGCGTTCAACCTTGCCGTCGCCGCCTATGCGGGCGAGGCCCACGCCGCCTATCCCGAGCAGACGATCAAGATCGTCGTGCCCTTTACGCCCGGCGGCGCCACCGATGCCGTGGCGCGACTCTTGGCCAACAAGCTGTCGGGCAGCCTGGGCCAGTCCGTCATCGTTGAGAACCGCCCCGGCGCATCCACGGTGATCGGCGCCGACGCAGTGGCGCGCGCGCAACCCGACGGCTACACCTTGCTGCTGTCGGGCAGCACCACGTACACGGTGCTGCCGGCGCTGAAGCCTTCACTGCCCTACGACCCGCTGCGTAGCTTTGAGCACATTGGCATCGTCGCCATCGCGCCGGTGGTGCTGCTGGCGCAGAACGGCCTGGCCGCCACCACGGTGCAGGAAGCCGCCACGCTGGCCAAGCAGCAAAGCAGCAAGGGCGGGCTGATGTACGGCACCTTTGGGCCGGGTTCCGCACCGCATCTGGCCGGAGAAATGTTCGCCGAGGCCGCCGGCGCGAAGATGATGCCCGTGCCATACAAGGGCAGCGCGCAGTTGATCACCGCGATGATCGGCGGCGAAGTGTCCTTGGGCGTGGACACCGTGTCGTCCGCCGCGCCGCAGGTGCGTGCGGGCAAAGTGCGCGCGCTGGCCGTTACCGGCGACCACCGCATGCCGCAGCTGCCGGACGTACCCACCTTCGCCGAAGCCGGCATACCCCAGGTGTCGTTCGTGGGCTGGTACGCCTTGGCCGCCCCCGCGCGCACGCCCGCGCCGGTTATCGATACGCTGAACCGCGCGGTGGAAAAGATCATGCAAGACCCGCAAGTGCGCAAGGCGGTGTCGGACCTGGCGCTGGAACCGGTGTACTTGCCGGGGCAGGAGCTCAAGGAGCGGATCGCGAAAGAGGTGAAAACGTTTGGAGACGTGGCCAAGCGGGCCGACATCAAGCTGGAATAA